A genomic segment from Dermacentor silvarum isolate Dsil-2018 chromosome 11, BIME_Dsil_1.4, whole genome shotgun sequence encodes:
- the LOC119432589 gene encoding probable ATP-dependent RNA helicase DDX5, whose product MQIQGTLLFDLGFLKGRDVCVVYREITCADDTKILQSDLDANNKLCNIWLKELNITECKHMRILRTSFVSSIYHIINTSLETVDLPTYEKDFYREHFRTALRSMEEVDAYRKANDIIVAGRGVPKPILQTDEAGFPELMTRIIETRHPGSSPTPLQAQCWPVALSGRDLVAVDYGASEGKSLAYLVPAIIHIQHQPAMQRGGGPIVLVVTATREVAQQVQIVTRELIDGTGIRTMYLVSGEPKTLQLKQLEEGAEICIATPGRLVAFMEECKVNLLCCTYLVLDEADRMLEMGFDRELRTIAGNIRPDRQTLVWLASRARKAHQLVQALSKDCVTVSVGMATKDNQNQRVEHIVVVCEKAEKEDKLIALFEDILHDESDRVIIFVEMKQTVEDLVSSVRLQGWPAMGIHGRKTAQERDWALSAFRFGKVPILVATDVTGRALDAANVRYVISYEYPTNPDEYPRRFKHADRPDGTGRAYTFVTPDNCVRATELMWFLREAQQVIPADLRKVANKVARK is encoded by the exons ATGCAAATTCAGGGAACACTGCTGTTCGAtctggggttcctcaagggaCG CGATGTTTGTGTTGTCTATCGAGAAATAACCTGCGCTGATGATACTAAAATTCTTCAATCCGACCTTGATGCTAATAACAAATTGTGCAACATATGGTTGAAGGAACTGAACATAACAGAATGCAAACATATGCGCATACTTAGAACGTCATTTGTTTCGTCCATTTACCACATCATTAATACTTCTTTGGAGACT GTTGACTTGCCGACTTACGAGAAAGATTTCTACCGCGAACACTTCAGGACGGCCCTGCGATCGATGGAAGAAGTGGATGCCTACCGGAAGGCCAACGATATCATTGTTGCAGGACGCGGTGTACCTAAGCCCATCCTTCAGACAGACGAAGCCGGCTTTCCTGAACTCATGACGAGGATCATCGAAACACGCCACCCTGGCTCGTCACCGACCCCATTGCAAGCTCAGTGCTGGCCCGTAGCGCTAAGCGGCAGAGACCTCGTGGCTGTAGATTACGGCGCATCGGAAGGCAAGTCACTGGCCTACCTCGTTCCGGCCATCATCCACATTCAGCACCAGCCGGCCATGCAGCGTGGTGGTGGACCCATTGTTCTAGTGGTTACAGCGACGCGGGAGGTGGCCCAGCAGGTTCAGATCGTCACCCGCGAGCTTATCGACGGGACAGGGATCCGAACGATGTACCTCGTCTCAGGTGAACCAAAGACACTGCAGTTGAAGCAGCTCGAGGAAGGTGCTGAGATTTGCATCGCGACGCCAGGTCGCCTCGTAGCCTTTATGGAGGAGTGCAAGGTGAATCTGCTCTGCTGTACGTACCTGGTGCTGGACGAAGCGGACCGCATGTTGGAAATGGGCTTCGATAGGGAGCTTCGCACCATTGCGGGCAACATCCGACCAGACCGTCAGACACTCGTGTGGCTGGCATCCCGAGCGAGAAAGGCGCACCAACTAGTCCAAGCATTATCGAAGGACTGCGTCACCGTCAGTGTCGGGATGGCTACCAAGGACAACCAAAACCAACGAGTAGAACATATCGTTGTGGTATGCGAGAAGGCCGAGAAGGAAGACAAGCTCATCGCCCTCTTCGAGGACATCCTCCACGATGAGAGCGACAGGGTTATCATCTTTGTCGAGATGAAGCAAACGGTGGAAGACCTCGTGTCCAGCGTGCGTCTCCAGGGCTGGCCCGCCATGGGCATCCACGGAAGGAAAACGGCGCAAGAACGCGACTGGGCGCTCAGTGCCTTTCGTTTTGGCAAGGTTCCCATCTTGGTGGCGACCGACGTGACCGGAAGAGCTCTGGACGCGGCCAACGTGCGCTACGTAATCAGCTACGAGTACCCGACCAACCCTGATGAATACCCGCGTCGCTTCAAGCACGCGGATCGGCCGGACGGGACGGGTAGAGCATACACGTTCGTGACTCCCGATAACTGCGTCCGGGCCACGGAGCTGATGTGGTTTCTCCGAGAGGCCCAGCAGGTGATACCTGCAGACCTTCGTAAGGTCGCGAATAAGGTGGCGCGAAAGTAG
- the LOC119432591 gene encoding probable ATP-dependent RNA helicase DDX5: MPIIWDLMPSFDKEKGDYRYNKIRRRRNGAEYYWESNFGWLLRKLHRMNIQLQPFEKKLYEEHPATTNRSSAEVAAYRRANGISSIEARRDCTSPTCIEAHCWPIALTCRNFLGIAETGSHKTLAYVLPAVIHVSRQPPLQHADGPIAVVLAPTRELANQIHLVCSELGERAGVRSVCASNGEPKEDQYDELRKGCHICVATPRRLIEFLEEGKVNLRRCTYLVLDEVDRMLTMGFKPHVLKITELCRPDHQTIMWVTSWQSELKPFVEDLLDDYVEVKFGTVQLPAQNGVEMTVDVCQEEEKDGKLAELLDEVLKEKSKKAVVFTDTGRKADEIAWKLRLRGWSAFGLRGKKTKEEREWIVSLFRTGTSRALVTTDKVAHDLVLDNVGLVVNYDCPDCSEVYVRRSSHVARSGEPGVVHTFILRTQQVHAMNLTAILKDANQPVEPELYNMAKKGRSK, translated from the exons ATGCCTATCATCTGGGATCTAATGCCAAGTTTCGACAAAGAAAAAGGGGACTACCGCTACAACAAGATTCGCAGGAGACGGAACGGGGCCGAATACTACTGGGAAAGCAATTTTGGGTGGTTGCTTCGCAAACTTCACAGGATGAACATCCAGCTGCAGCCGTTCGAGAAGAAGCTGTACGAGGAACACCCAGCCACGACCAACCGGTCGTCGGCCGAAGTGGCCGCATACAGAAGGGCCAACGGGATTTCG AGCATCGAGGCGCGACGCGACTGCACTTCGCCCACGTGCATCGAGGCACACTGCTGGCCCATCGCACTCACGTGCAGGAACTTTCTGGGCATCGCGGAGACGGGATCGCACAAGACGCTCGCATACGTCCTGCCGGCAGTCATCCACGTCAGCCGGCAGCCGCCCCTGCAACACGCTGACGGACCCATCGCCGTCGTTCTGGCTCCGACACGAGAGCTGGCCAACCAGATTCACCTCGTGTGCTCAGAGCTCGGTGAGCGCGCCGGAGTGCGCAGTGTGTGCGCCTCGAACGGGGAGCCCAAAGAAGATCAGTACGACGAGCTGAGGAAGGGCTGCCACATCTGCGTGGCCACGCCTCGACGCCTCATCGAGTTCCTCGAGGAAGGCAAGGTGAATCTGCGCCGCTGCACGTACCTCGTGCTGGACGAGGTAGACCGCATGCTGACAATGGGTTTCAAGCCCCACGTCCTCAAAATTACCGAGCTCTGCCGGCCGGACCACCAGACGATAATGTGGGTCACATCCTGGCAAAGCGAGCTCAAGCCGTTTGTCGAGGATCTGCTTGACGACTACGTCGAAGTCAAGTTCGGTACGGTGCAGCTACCCGCTCAAAACGGCGTGGAAATGACCGTCGACGTGTGCCAGGAGGAAGAGAAGGATGGGAAACTCGCCGAGCTCTTGGACGAGGTCCTCAAGGAGAAGTCAAAGAAAGCCGTTGTGTTCACTGACACGGGGAGGAAGGCCGACGAGATTGCGTGGAAGCTGCGACTCCGGGGATGGTCTGCCTTTGGTCTTCGCGGAAAGAAGACCAAAGAGGAGCGCGAGTGGATCGTTTCCTTGTTCCGGACTGGTACGTCGAGAGCTCTCGTGACGACGGACAAGGTTGCGCATGACTTAGTCCTAGATAACGTGGGGCTGGTCGTTAACTACGACTGCCCGGACTGCTCGGAGGTCTACGTGCGCAGGTCGAGCCACGTTGCACGCTCAGGTGAACCAGGCGTGGTTCACACCTTCATCCTTCGAACCCAGCAGGTGCACGCCATGAACCTGACAGCGATTCTGAAGGACGCCAATCAGCCGGTCGAGCCAGAACTCTACAACATGGCAAAAAAAGGTCGTTCCAAATGA